The Pirellulimonas nuda genome includes a region encoding these proteins:
- a CDS encoding heparinase II/III domain-containing protein yields the protein MTLHAPLAAVLIGASWALSAAGAAPDAAFSYPPAVPLDVVARYVDSAPKAHPRLLANAATLRRLSDPAQRTPLQNALAAGVVKSARLLEEVPPVERKLEGRRLLSQSRRCLERVLTLAMAYHLTHDQRFARRCEREMLAAAAFSDWNPSHFLDVAEMTLALAIGYDWLYDELTPDARDAVRTAIVQKGVRLPWDTQHNRWVKAVNNWGQVCHAGLTAGALAVMEDEPELAARTIQNAVNNVPNSMKAFAPKGSYPEGPGYWAYGSGFNVVLVALLEDALGTDFGLSQAPGFAETGGYLAAVTGPSGMTFNYADGGSGRGPQESLFWFAQRYHHPAWLRGEPERIGAWLGKINARSVGKGDNRLLPLALLWIEDDQTPSADALPLSWSSEGETPVTIHRSGWDDATATFVGVKAGSPSASHGHMDAGSFVLDADGVRWALDLGAENYHGIESRGMNLWDRSQDSDRWTIFRQMNHSHNTLVIDDQLQRAAGRSEVVKFSDDPQNALTIVDLTETYGDQARSIRRGVRLLPWGQVLIQDELTGLKPGTHVRWGMVTPGRPESDPGADEMVLRQEEATLRMKIQSPSAAQWRLIDTEKPRNAWDSPNRNTRMVAFESIAPDSGRLTLRVLLTPGSVDAPKPEVGGKPLSAW from the coding sequence ATGACGCTCCACGCCCCCCTAGCCGCGGTCCTGATCGGCGCCTCGTGGGCGCTCAGCGCCGCCGGCGCGGCGCCAGACGCCGCGTTCAGTTACCCGCCCGCTGTGCCGCTTGATGTGGTTGCGCGCTACGTCGACTCCGCCCCCAAAGCTCATCCCCGCCTGCTCGCCAACGCGGCCACACTGCGCCGCCTGTCAGACCCGGCTCAGCGCACGCCGCTGCAGAACGCGCTGGCAGCAGGGGTGGTGAAGAGCGCCCGGCTGCTCGAGGAGGTCCCGCCGGTCGAGCGGAAGCTGGAAGGGCGTCGGCTGCTGAGCCAATCGCGGCGCTGCCTCGAGCGGGTGCTGACGCTGGCGATGGCCTACCACCTGACGCACGACCAGCGGTTCGCCCGGCGTTGCGAGCGGGAGATGCTGGCCGCGGCCGCGTTCTCCGACTGGAACCCGAGCCACTTCCTCGACGTCGCCGAGATGACGCTCGCGTTGGCGATAGGCTACGACTGGCTGTACGACGAGCTCACCCCCGACGCACGCGACGCGGTCCGCACCGCGATCGTCCAGAAGGGGGTCCGTCTGCCGTGGGACACCCAACACAACCGCTGGGTCAAGGCTGTGAACAACTGGGGGCAGGTCTGCCACGCGGGCCTGACGGCCGGCGCGCTCGCGGTGATGGAAGACGAGCCGGAGCTGGCGGCACGCACCATCCAGAACGCCGTGAACAACGTCCCCAACTCGATGAAGGCCTTCGCCCCCAAGGGGAGCTACCCGGAAGGCCCCGGCTACTGGGCGTACGGTTCTGGCTTCAACGTGGTGCTGGTCGCGCTCTTGGAAGACGCGCTGGGGACCGATTTCGGCCTCTCTCAGGCGCCCGGGTTCGCGGAAACGGGCGGCTACCTGGCTGCCGTCACGGGGCCCTCTGGCATGACGTTCAACTACGCCGACGGCGGCTCGGGCCGCGGGCCGCAGGAGTCGCTGTTCTGGTTCGCCCAGCGTTATCATCACCCCGCCTGGCTGCGTGGCGAGCCCGAGCGGATCGGGGCGTGGCTGGGGAAGATCAATGCACGCTCGGTAGGCAAAGGAGACAACCGGCTGCTGCCGCTGGCGCTGCTGTGGATCGAGGACGACCAGACGCCATCCGCTGACGCGTTGCCGCTGAGCTGGAGCAGCGAGGGCGAGACCCCCGTCACCATCCACCGCAGCGGGTGGGACGACGCCACCGCGACGTTCGTGGGGGTCAAGGCGGGCTCGCCCAGCGCCAGCCACGGGCACATGGACGCGGGGTCGTTCGTGCTCGACGCAGACGGGGTGCGTTGGGCGCTCGACCTGGGCGCCGAGAACTACCACGGCATCGAGTCGCGCGGCATGAACCTGTGGGACAGATCGCAAGACTCCGACCGGTGGACCATCTTCCGCCAGATGAACCACAGCCACAACACGCTGGTCATCGACGACCAGTTGCAACGCGCGGCGGGGAGGTCGGAGGTGGTCAAGTTCTCGGACGATCCCCAGAACGCGTTGACCATCGTCGACCTTACCGAAACCTACGGCGACCAGGCCCGGTCGATCCGCCGCGGCGTGCGGCTATTGCCCTGGGGCCAAGTCCTGATCCAAGACGAGCTGACCGGGCTGAAGCCGGGGACGCACGTACGCTGGGGGATGGTGACCCCCGGCCGGCCGGAGTCTGATCCCGGCGCCGACGAGATGGTCTTGCGTCAAGAAGAAGCGACCCTGCGGATGAAAATCCAGAGCCCTAGCGCCGCCCAGTGGCGGTTGATCGACACCGAGAAGCCCCGCAACGCGTGGGACTCGCCCAACCGCAACACACGGATGGTGGCGTTCGAGTCCATCGCCCCCGACTCGGGCCGGCTAACGCTGAGGGTCCTGCTGACGCCCGGCTCGGTCGATGCCCCGAAGCCTGAAGTGGGCGGCAAGCCGCTGAGCGCGTGGTGA